A stretch of Anaeromyxobacter dehalogenans 2CP-1 DNA encodes these proteins:
- a CDS encoding YncE family protein: MIRHRRAALALLLAVGGSGCSAVRARSTNPGPLGADGELYVYLQPLAREVENVTFGLAGVDALGPGEDGVQPIRAVLSEVDREGHGRQRLLAQGRLAAGTYSGFRLHVGRARIETPDGPSDLLVRSEAVQVTGSFTVLPGRAQVLWLIMREAQPPGDEVAFAPRFSLVAPEATHPQRLGYCASAADNALIAFDRYERQVTAAIATGMGPAGVAMDESANLAYVALSLEDRIEVLDLTNGQVREPIRLRPGDGPYDVALVDGGRTLLTVNRRSSTVSFLDTSARVEIGRVAVGEEPWSLRLDPPRHRAYVFGRRSNTVTTLDVTRRAAVGSATTEPEPLRGDLDRSGSRLFVVHAGSAYLSIYTLPELTPAGRLFVGLGASAILVDPRTDLLYVAQSGSPVLAIYDPFSLVPLGGVDVGGGASFLAFDAMQNLVFALLPERRAVSVIDLTAQRQVGLFEVGGEPYDLAIVGERR; encoded by the coding sequence GGCTGACGGCGAGCTGTACGTGTACCTGCAGCCGCTCGCGCGCGAGGTCGAGAACGTCACCTTCGGTCTGGCAGGGGTCGACGCCCTCGGACCGGGGGAGGATGGTGTCCAGCCGATCCGGGCGGTGCTTTCGGAGGTCGACAGGGAAGGCCATGGCCGGCAGCGGCTCCTCGCACAGGGCCGGCTCGCGGCTGGGACCTACTCCGGGTTCCGTCTCCACGTCGGCCGAGCGCGCATCGAGACGCCGGACGGCCCGTCGGACCTGCTGGTCCGCTCCGAGGCGGTCCAGGTGACCGGATCGTTCACGGTGCTGCCGGGGCGCGCCCAGGTGCTGTGGCTGATCATGCGGGAGGCGCAGCCCCCCGGCGACGAGGTCGCGTTCGCGCCGCGCTTCTCGCTGGTGGCACCGGAGGCCACCCACCCGCAGCGGCTCGGCTACTGCGCGAGCGCTGCGGACAACGCACTCATCGCCTTCGATCGATACGAGCGCCAGGTGACGGCGGCGATCGCCACGGGCATGGGGCCGGCGGGGGTCGCCATGGACGAGAGCGCGAACCTCGCGTACGTGGCGCTCTCCCTCGAGGACCGGATCGAGGTCCTCGATCTCACCAACGGCCAGGTCCGCGAGCCGATCCGGCTGCGTCCCGGCGACGGTCCGTACGACGTCGCCCTGGTCGACGGCGGTCGGACGCTGCTGACCGTGAACCGGCGCTCGAGCACGGTGTCCTTCCTGGACACCAGCGCCCGCGTGGAAATCGGCCGCGTCGCGGTGGGGGAGGAGCCCTGGTCGCTTCGGCTCGACCCACCGCGCCATCGCGCCTACGTGTTCGGACGGCGGTCGAACACGGTGACGACGCTCGATGTCACGCGCCGCGCCGCCGTCGGCTCGGCGACGACGGAGCCCGAGCCGCTCCGCGGCGACCTCGACCGGAGCGGCTCCCGCCTGTTCGTGGTCCACGCCGGCTCTGCCTACCTGTCCATCTACACGCTCCCGGAGCTCACGCCCGCGGGCCGGCTGTTCGTCGGATTGGGCGCATCGGCGATCCTGGTCGATCCGCGGACGGACCTGCTCTACGTCGCCCAGTCCGGCAGCCCCGTGCTCGCGATCTACGACCCGTTCTCGCTGGTGCCGCTCGGCGGCGTGGACGTGGGAGGTGGGGCGTCGTTCCTTGCCTTCGACGCGATGCAGAACCTGGTCTTCGCGCTCCTGCCGGAGCGGCGGGCCGTCTCGGTGATCGATCTCACCGCCCAGCGGCAGGTCGGGCTGTTCGAGGTCGGGGGCGAGCCGTACGACCTCGCGATCGTGGGGGAGCGGCGTTGA